The following proteins are co-located in the Pseudomonadota bacterium genome:
- a CDS encoding M23 family metallopeptidase has product MNKIKLFLRKSFTCITIMVIPHSKFRPLKIRVSAIGLLSCFILCFIGAGYLISIGINTIEYYGMKQKYLNISSQFSELKTVMFSLKKANEEFSKLLSFKSKKVILEKADFTNTGALDIELLKKQVDETIQSVSEVKKYIEEQKNIYQTTPKGWPIKGTVNSAFGLREHPISGIEIFHSGMDIGASIGTQIKATADGIVSFSSWHNDSGYIVVLEHGNGFTTVYAHNSKNYVKIGQKIKRGEAIGISGSTGATTGPHLHYEVWKNGKPVNPASFLKDMT; this is encoded by the coding sequence ATGAATAAAATAAAGCTTTTTTTGAGAAAGAGTTTTACCTGTATAACAATTATGGTGATTCCCCACTCAAAGTTTAGGCCCTTAAAAATCAGGGTGTCTGCAATAGGTTTGTTATCTTGCTTTATCCTTTGTTTTATCGGTGCCGGTTATTTAATATCTATAGGGATAAACACCATAGAATATTATGGGATGAAACAAAAATATCTCAATATCTCCTCCCAGTTCAGTGAACTTAAAACTGTCATGTTTTCTTTAAAAAAGGCGAACGAAGAGTTCTCAAAGCTTCTTTCCTTTAAATCAAAAAAAGTCATCCTTGAAAAAGCAGATTTTACAAATACCGGTGCTCTTGATATTGAGCTGTTAAAAAAACAGGTTGATGAGACCATCCAATCTGTTTCAGAAGTAAAAAAGTACATCGAGGAACAGAAAAATATTTATCAAACAACCCCAAAGGGGTGGCCGATTAAGGGAACAGTAAATTCAGCGTTTGGCCTTAGGGAACATCCAATTTCCGGAATAGAAATATTTCATTCCGGAATGGATATCGGTGCATCTATTGGCACACAGATAAAAGCAACTGCCGACGGTATAGTCAGTTTTTCAAGCTGGCACAACGACAGCGGTTACATAGTAGTGCTCGAACATGGAAATGGTTTTACCACCGTTTATGCCCACAACAGCAAAAATTATGTCAAGATTGGGCAAAAAATAAAACGAGGAGAAGCAATTGGAATTTCAGGCTCCACAGGTGCCACTACGGGCCCGCACCTACATTATGAGGTCTGGAAAAATGGGAAGCCTGTCAACCCTGCTTCATTTTTAAAGGATATGACATGA
- a CDS encoding EF-hand domain-containing protein, with protein sequence MNIIDKWHRVNHLTFIVFITFFVCTLMGPAIAQEKPAAEKSSTKNSLKTSKFIIKAKSKGDFIGTVTKVNVASKTITVRNKGIIVTFDVINPVFKGYKSLEQIRVGDKIAISYTGDGARITKGTDIALRQETIRPQPEPVKQKYKPAGTNKGRPVRVIERTNSLHFRDVDNNSDGRITPVELSAVVPNLTVEDFKKYDRNGDGYLNESEYNAINRSVSRAHSR encoded by the coding sequence ATGAACATAATAGATAAATGGCACAGAGTAAATCATTTAACATTTATAGTCTTCATTACATTTTTTGTCTGTACCCTGATGGGCCCGGCAATTGCACAGGAAAAACCTGCTGCGGAGAAATCATCCACAAAAAATTCTTTAAAAACATCAAAATTCATTATAAAAGCAAAGTCAAAAGGCGATTTCATAGGCACTGTTACTAAGGTAAATGTGGCTAGTAAAACCATTACCGTGAGAAACAAGGGGATAATAGTAACTTTCGATGTCATCAATCCGGTCTTTAAGGGCTACAAGAGCCTTGAACAAATACGGGTTGGCGATAAAATTGCAATATCCTACACAGGCGACGGTGCAAGAATAACAAAAGGTACAGACATTGCATTACGTCAAGAAACAATAAGGCCGCAGCCTGAACCTGTTAAACAAAAATATAAACCGGCCGGAACCAATAAAGGCCGACCCGTTAGAGTAATTGAAAGGACAAACAGCTTACATTTCAGGGATGTGGATAACAACAGCGACGGCAGGATCACCCCGGTTGAGCTAAGCGCTGTTGTTCCTAATTTAACTGTGGAAGATTTCAAAAAATACGACAGGAACGGCGACGGATATCTCAACGAATCAGAGTATAATGCGATCAATAGATCTGTATCTCGCGCTCACAGCCGGTAA
- a CDS encoding polymer-forming cytoskeletal protein — protein sequence MINIAPKDSGESEEKVTTIIADDLEIQGTMKFKNSLMIKGVLEGEIISEGLLIVGPTAKVTAKITTKNLISHGEIKGDVTASDRVILKNTSAHNGNITTPNIVIESGSIFNGSCIMKKEEPVVQAPDIVSTETIVNEETILEEEITREAEEPKTEEQKTEEPKTETGWSSEDGYSTPKLPKTELF from the coding sequence ATGATAAACATTGCTCCCAAGGACTCAGGTGAGAGTGAAGAAAAGGTCACAACAATAATTGCCGATGATTTGGAAATTCAGGGTACCATGAAATTCAAAAATTCTCTCATGATAAAAGGCGTCCTTGAAGGAGAGATCATATCGGAGGGGTTGTTGATTGTAGGACCAACTGCAAAAGTTACAGCTAAGATTACCACAAAGAATCTCATCTCTCACGGCGAAATTAAAGGGGATGTTACTGCCAGTGATAGAGTTATATTGAAAAACACTTCAGCCCATAATGGCAATATTACGACGCCAAATATTGTAATAGAGAGCGGTTCTATCTTTAACGGATCTTGTATTATGAAGAAGGAAGAGCCTGTTGTTCAGGCACCGGATATTGTTTCTACTGAGACTATAGTTAACGAAGAAACAATATTAGAAGAAGAAATAACGAGAGAAGCAGAGGAACCAAAAACAGAGGAACAAAAAACAGAGGAACCAAAAACAGAGACAGGCTGGTCTTCAGAAGATGGATATTCTACACCGAAGCTGCCGAAGACTGAACTGTTTTGA
- a CDS encoding IclR family transcriptional regulator, with translation MNDKYSVKVLEKTVTILNLYSDRENAFTLTEIKRMTGFPKTTVFRILKTFENAGFFKYDLANEKYSLGLKFLELGGIVYESLSIRKAAAPHMDALAQNLKAIILLGVIKNDQLLYIDKNESNSIIRVSSRTGLKRPPYFGMLGMTLVAYMDEDERKRLLKQYPPTKITEFTVTDIDEIMRKLDETRRLGYYIEKDEIVEGLLGIGVPIRDYYGNVVAALGATQPAFQIKEGAIEDIIQELLKASRLISKELGHVE, from the coding sequence ATGAACGATAAGTACAGCGTAAAGGTTCTTGAAAAAACTGTTACAATATTAAATCTATACAGTGACAGGGAAAATGCATTTACACTTACCGAGATAAAAAGAATGACCGGTTTTCCCAAAACAACAGTATTCAGAATTCTTAAGACCTTTGAGAATGCCGGTTTTTTTAAATATGATCTTGCAAACGAAAAATACAGTTTGGGCTTAAAATTTCTTGAATTGGGCGGTATTGTATATGAATCCCTGTCTATAAGGAAGGCTGCAGCCCCTCATATGGACGCTCTCGCACAGAACCTTAAGGCTATTATTCTTCTCGGTGTTATAAAAAACGACCAGCTTTTATATATCGACAAAAATGAGTCAAACAGTATTATACGGGTCAGTTCCCGTACAGGTCTCAAGAGACCCCCTTACTTCGGAATGCTCGGTATGACACTGGTTGCATATATGGATGAGGATGAAAGAAAACGGCTTCTGAAACAGTATCCTCCAACTAAAATAACAGAATTCACTGTAACGGATATAGATGAAATTATGCGCAAACTGGATGAAACAAGAAGGCTCGGATATTATATTGAAAAGGATGAGATTGTCGAGGGATTGCTGGGTATCGGAGTACCGATCAGGGATTATTACGGAAATGTTGTTGCCGCACTTGGAGCAACTCAACCGGCATTCCAGATAAAAGAAGGTGCCATTGAAGACATTATACAAGAACTGCTAAAGGCATCAAGGCTTATATCAAAAGAACTTGGCCATGTTGAGTAG
- a CDS encoding polymer-forming cytoskeletal protein → MMMFRKKAPSLEVIIGPESTIKGDIVTKGVIRIDGDVSGDIDADWLIVGKKGFVKGNVISRGVLIDGRLEGNIKSNEVVEIKSEGIIEGDISTTRLIMSEGAIFDGHSYMKKATNLDNKDVLYFEQKLKKLL, encoded by the coding sequence ATGATGATGTTCAGAAAAAAAGCACCATCGCTTGAGGTGATTATCGGGCCTGAGTCCACCATTAAAGGTGATATTGTTACCAAGGGTGTTATCAGGATAGATGGCGATGTTTCAGGGGATATCGATGCTGACTGGCTAATAGTAGGTAAAAAGGGGTTTGTCAAAGGCAATGTTATCTCAAGAGGCGTATTGATAGACGGAAGGCTGGAAGGAAATATAAAGTCAAACGAGGTTGTAGAAATCAAGTCCGAAGGTATTATAGAAGGGGATATTAGCACAACAAGACTTATAATGTCTGAAGGTGCTATTTTTGACGGTCATTCTTATATGAAAAAAGCCACAAACTTAGACAATAAGGATGTTTTATACTTTGAGCAAAAACTTAAAAAGCTATTATAA